One window of bacterium genomic DNA carries:
- the gcvPB gene encoding aminomethyl-transferring glycine dehydrogenase subunit GcvPB — MAEKIIDRPIEPAIYAHSRKGRRCHRPPAPDVPVRPLDELLPPELRRTKPPALPEVDEPTLVRHYVRLSRLNYCIDVGFYPLGSCTMKYNPKMADAAAALPGINALHPLAPEGMLQPAIKMIRAYHKSRGNPRKVILVPDSAHGTNPASGTMCSYDVVVVASDKRGNVSVESLKEKLSDDVAALMLTNPNTLGLFEENILEVAELVHRAGGQLYYDGANFNAILGRIRPGDMGFDAVHLNLHKTFGTPHGGGGPGAGPVGVKKHLAEFLPVPTVEETNDGFRLDYDRPRSIGKLLAFYGHFLVSLRAYVYIRHLGLEGLRGVSVHSVLNANYLQSLLKDTFLLPFDRLCMHEFVLSGNKQKEAYGVATLDISKRIIDYGFHPPTNYFPQIVPEALMIEPTETETRQTLDAFAAALLAIDREAAENPDLLHGAPYSAPVRRVDEARAVRELNVSWPEGE; from the coding sequence ATGGCCGAGAAAATCATTGACCGCCCCATCGAACCGGCAATCTACGCCCACTCCCGGAAGGGGAGGCGTTGCCACCGGCCGCCCGCCCCGGACGTGCCCGTCCGGCCGCTGGACGAGCTGCTGCCGCCCGAGCTCAGACGCACGAAACCGCCGGCACTCCCCGAGGTGGACGAGCCCACCCTGGTCCGGCACTACGTGCGCCTGTCCCGGCTCAACTACTGCATAGACGTGGGCTTCTACCCCCTGGGCTCGTGCACGATGAAGTACAACCCGAAGATGGCCGACGCCGCCGCGGCGCTGCCCGGGATCAACGCCCTCCACCCCCTGGCGCCCGAGGGGATGCTCCAGCCGGCCATCAAGATGATTCGGGCCTACCACAAGTCCCGGGGCAACCCGCGCAAGGTCATCCTCGTCCCGGACTCGGCCCACGGCACCAACCCCGCCTCGGGCACCATGTGCTCCTACGACGTGGTGGTGGTGGCCTCGGACAAGCGGGGGAACGTCTCGGTGGAGTCGCTGAAGGAGAAGCTCTCCGACGACGTGGCGGCCCTGATGCTGACCAACCCGAACACCCTGGGGCTCTTCGAGGAGAACATCCTGGAAGTTGCCGAGCTGGTCCACCGGGCCGGGGGGCAGCTCTACTACGACGGGGCCAACTTCAACGCCATCCTGGGCCGCATCCGCCCCGGCGACATGGGCTTCGACGCCGTTCACCTGAACCTGCACAAGACCTTCGGCACCCCCCACGGCGGCGGAGGACCCGGCGCGGGTCCGGTGGGGGTCAAGAAGCACCTGGCGGAGTTCCTCCCCGTGCCCACCGTGGAGGAGACGAACGACGGCTTCCGGCTGGACTACGATCGCCCCCGGAGCATCGGCAAGCTGCTCGCCTTCTACGGCCACTTCCTGGTGTCCCTGCGGGCCTACGTCTACATCCGCCACCTGGGACTCGAGGGCCTGCGAGGCGTGTCCGTCCACTCCGTCCTGAACGCCAACTACCTCCAGAGCCTCTTGAAAGACACCTTCCTCCTGCCCTTCGACCGGCTCTGCATGCACGAGTTCGTCCTGTCGGGGAATAAGCAGAAGGAAGCCTACGGCGTGGCCACCCTGGACATTTCGAAGCGGATAATAGACTACGGGTTCCATCCGCCGACCAACTACTTCCCCCAGATCGTCCCCGAGGCTCTGATGATCGAGCCCACGGAAACGGAGACTCGGCAAACGCTGGACGCCTTCGCCGCGGCGCTCCTGGCGATAGACCGGGAGGCGGCCGAGAACCCGGACCTCCTGCACGGGGCGCCCTACTCCGCGCCGGTCCGGCGCGTGGACGAGGCCCGGGCGGTGAGGGAGCTGAACGTGAGCTGGCCCGAGGGGGAATAG
- a CDS encoding WYL domain-containing protein: MQGLKDTPIGEAFQSVLSKLRKAIKPLELEMTTLSGTYLDDPEIERNYAEHRETINLLMKALHQRQLLDIRYHAAHNDQVTERTVAPLCFWKSGGELYLIAHCYMRNAPRSFRVDRFVSVLPSVEKHPWPDNFNPVDFLRYSFGPWVGEPKEVVLRFPNYETNYFDKLQIHPTQRVKPLAGGGVELRMRVAPSLNLAQWLTGFGGDVRVIEPPELREWVLNLHRGGI; encoded by the coding sequence ATGCAGGGGCTCAAGGACACGCCCATCGGCGAAGCCTTCCAGTCGGTCCTCTCCAAGCTCCGCAAGGCCATCAAGCCCCTGGAGCTGGAGATGACGACGCTTTCCGGGACCTACCTGGACGACCCGGAGATCGAGCGCAACTACGCCGAGCACCGGGAGACCATCAACCTGCTCATGAAGGCCCTGCACCAGCGGCAGCTCCTCGACATCCGCTACCACGCGGCGCACAACGACCAGGTGACGGAGCGGACCGTTGCGCCGCTGTGCTTCTGGAAGTCGGGCGGCGAGCTCTACCTCATTGCCCACTGCTACATGCGCAATGCGCCTCGTAGCTTCCGTGTGGACCGCTTCGTCTCTGTCCTGCCCAGCGTGGAGAAGCACCCGTGGCCAGACAACTTCAATCCGGTGGACTTCCTCCGCTATAGCTTCGGCCCGTGGGTAGGTGAGCCGAAGGAGGTGGTCCTGCGCTTCCCCAACTACGAGACGAATTACTTCGATAAACTTCAGATCCACCCGACGCAACGGGTCAAACCCTTGGCCGGGGGTGGTGTGGAGCTGCGCATGAGAGTGGCACCCTCGTTGAATCTGGCCCAGTGGCTGACAGGATTCGGGGGCGATGTCCGGGTGATCGAACCGCCGGAGCTCCGAGAGTGGGTCCTAAATCTGCACCGTGGAGGCATT
- the gcvPA gene encoding aminomethyl-transferring glycine dehydrogenase subunit GcvPA — translation MDYLSHTPEERRAMLDRIGVKGIDNLFADLPAELVDPRIELPPPLSEPELLARLDVVKAPDHVSFLGAGAYDTHIPAIVGYLTGRTEFQTAYTPYQPEISQGTLTAIYEFQSAISRLTGLPIANASVYDGASAVGEAAALAIRNAKKAGRVLVSRTLHPFYRRVVATYIEDLSCSDGTCARCEEIGLTGEGLTDLADLEAKLDEDVAAVIIGSPNFFGLVEDWTAAFSLVHGKSKALAVAVSSPLPLALLKTPAECGADVAVGDAQPVATTPSCGGPYVGFFAATEKLVRKMPGRIVGQTVDLDGKVCYALTLQTREQHIRRDKSTSNICTNNDLVALAATMSLNALGPAGITRRPRLTAWSPR, via the coding sequence ATGGACTACCTTTCCCACACGCCCGAAGAGCGACGGGCCATGCTCGACCGGATCGGGGTGAAGGGGATAGATAACCTCTTCGCCGACCTGCCGGCCGAGCTGGTGGACCCGCGCATCGAGCTTCCGCCCCCCTTGAGCGAGCCGGAGCTTCTCGCGCGGCTGGACGTGGTCAAGGCCCCGGACCACGTCTCGTTCCTGGGCGCCGGCGCTTACGATACCCACATCCCCGCCATCGTGGGGTATCTCACCGGCCGCACCGAATTCCAGACCGCCTACACCCCCTACCAGCCCGAAATAAGCCAGGGCACGCTGACCGCCATCTACGAGTTCCAGTCGGCGATTTCCCGGCTCACCGGGCTGCCCATCGCCAACGCCAGCGTCTACGACGGGGCCTCGGCGGTGGGTGAAGCGGCGGCGCTGGCGATACGGAACGCGAAGAAGGCCGGGCGCGTCCTGGTTTCGCGCACGCTGCACCCCTTCTACCGCCGGGTCGTCGCCACGTACATCGAGGACCTCTCCTGCTCCGACGGCACCTGCGCCCGGTGCGAGGAGATCGGCCTGACCGGCGAGGGGTTGACGGACCTGGCCGACCTGGAGGCGAAGCTGGACGAGGACGTGGCGGCCGTCATCATCGGCAGCCCCAACTTCTTCGGCCTGGTCGAGGACTGGACGGCGGCCTTCTCCCTGGTGCACGGAAAATCGAAGGCGCTGGCGGTGGCGGTTTCGAGCCCCCTGCCGCTGGCGCTACTTAAAACGCCGGCGGAGTGCGGCGCCGACGTGGCCGTGGGCGACGCCCAGCCCGTGGCGACGACACCCTCGTGCGGCGGTCCTTACGTCGGTTTCTTCGCCGCCACGGAGAAGCTGGTCCGCAAGATGCCCGGCCGCATCGTCGGCCAGACCGTGGACCTGGACGGTAAGGTCTGCTACGCCTTGACTTTGCAGACCCGCGAGCAGCACATCCGCCGGGATAAATCAACGAGCAATATCTGCACCAACAACGACCTGGTGGCGCTGGCGGCCACAATGTCGCTGAACGCCCTCGGCCCCGCGGGCATCACACGAAGGCCGAGATTGACGGCCTGGTCGCCGCGCTAG